A region of Alteromonadaceae bacterium 2753L.S.0a.02 DNA encodes the following proteins:
- a CDS encoding spore cortex formation protein SpoVR/YcgB (stage V sporulation), which produces MSQRASEPLSTTSEWNFELIQTYDEVIGGIAKDYGLDTYPNQIEIISSEQMMDAYAAVGMPLGYNHWSYGKQFLSVEQSYKRGQMGLAYEIVINSNPCIAYLMEENTMTMQALVIAHACYGHNSFFKGNYLFRAWTDASSIIDYLVFAKNYIAKCEEKHGVDAVEEILDSCHAIMNYGVDRYKRPYPLSTHEESELQKEREEYLQKQVNDLWRTIPTSEKASKQKQEHRFPSEPQENLLYFFEKNAPLLESWQREVIRIVRKIAQYFYPQRQTQVMNEGWATFWHHTLLNTLYDKGHVTEGFMLEFMQSHSSVIYQPPYNSPYFSGINPYTLGFNMMTDIRRICENPTAEDRDWFPEIAGSNWQETLDFAMRNFKDESFILQYLSPKLMRDMKFFSILDDDVNPDIEVTAIHDGSGYQRVREDLSSQYNLGNKEPNIQVYNVDIRGDRSLTLHHYRHDRKPLDDKTADEVLKHIHRLWGFDVHLYSMEDDRIKQEFHCPEGRDIVVSETAI; this is translated from the coding sequence ATGAGTCAACGAGCTAGCGAACCCCTATCCACAACGTCTGAATGGAATTTCGAATTGATTCAGACTTACGATGAAGTCATTGGCGGCATTGCCAAAGACTATGGTCTGGATACCTACCCCAATCAAATTGAAATTATCAGTTCAGAGCAAATGATGGATGCCTACGCAGCTGTAGGCATGCCGTTAGGTTACAACCATTGGTCTTACGGCAAACAGTTTCTAAGCGTTGAGCAATCCTACAAACGCGGCCAAATGGGTTTGGCCTATGAAATAGTCATTAATTCAAACCCCTGTATTGCCTATTTAATGGAAGAAAATACCATGACAATGCAAGCGCTGGTCATCGCGCACGCCTGCTATGGACATAATTCATTTTTCAAAGGTAACTACCTGTTTCGCGCCTGGACAGATGCATCTTCCATCATTGATTATTTGGTATTCGCAAAAAATTACATCGCAAAGTGCGAAGAAAAACACGGTGTCGATGCCGTAGAAGAAATTCTGGATTCCTGTCACGCCATCATGAATTATGGTGTTGATCGATATAAACGCCCCTACCCACTTTCCACTCACGAGGAAAGCGAGCTGCAAAAAGAACGTGAAGAGTACTTGCAAAAGCAGGTAAACGATCTATGGCGTACCATTCCCACCTCAGAAAAAGCTTCAAAGCAGAAACAGGAACACCGTTTTCCCAGCGAACCCCAAGAAAACCTGCTGTACTTTTTTGAAAAGAATGCACCGCTGCTCGAATCGTGGCAACGCGAAGTTATTCGTATCGTTCGCAAGATTGCGCAATATTTCTACCCGCAACGCCAAACTCAGGTAATGAACGAAGGCTGGGCGACTTTTTGGCATCACACCTTGCTTAACACCCTGTACGATAAAGGCCACGTCACTGAAGGGTTTATGTTGGAATTTATGCAATCACATTCCAGTGTGATTTACCAACCCCCTTACAACAGCCCTTATTTCTCAGGCATCAACCCCTATACGTTGGGGTTCAACATGATGACCGATATTCGACGTATCTGCGAAAACCCGACGGCTGAAGATCGCGACTGGTTTCCTGAGATAGCTGGGAGTAATTGGCAGGAAACTCTCGATTTCGCGATGCGTAACTTCAAGGACGAGAGCTTCATATTACAATATTTATCGCCCAAGTTGATGCGCGATATGAAATTTTTTAGCATCTTGGATGACGATGTAAACCCTGATATTGAAGTGACCGCAATACACGATGGTAGCGGCTACCAAAGAGTTCGCGAGGATCTTTCTTCGCAATACAATCTCGGCAACAAGGAACCTAATATTCAGGTTTATAACGTCGATATTCGCGGTGACCGCTCCCTTACTTTGCACCATTACCGCCACGATCGTAAACCCTTAGACGATAAAACCGCCGATGAAGTTTTGAAACACATTCATCGCCTCTGGGGTTTTGATGTTCATCTATATTCTATGGAAGATGACCGCATCAAGCAGGAGTTCCATTGCCCCGAAGGTCGAGACATCGTTGTGTCCGAAACGGCTATTTAA
- a CDS encoding drug/metabolite transporter (DMT)-like permease — MPVIFAYIFVVFIWATTPLAIQWSNSSLEFVTAVTIRMILALAICLALMIVFRIPLVKRKSDWIAFLAGMLGLYPNMLIVYWSAQYISSGLMAVILGLYPFAVGFFSLLFTRENVFNPMRIIALATAILGLAIINFDQLTAGSDAIYGVLGMVGSSLLFALSSVWVKAVGATINPLRQSTGVLVLSVPAFALTWFFVDGKIPEEIDMKSLVGISYLSVAGSVIGHTLFYYVLRHCSMVSVSLIPLITPVMALSIGVLLANEKLSGMSMLGVVVVLAALGIYQGVFKHLTNPRRLRQVIDECKLFVKAVVSQ; from the coding sequence ATGCCAGTAATATTTGCGTACATATTTGTTGTGTTTATTTGGGCTACAACACCGCTGGCAATTCAGTGGAGTAACAGTAGCCTGGAATTCGTCACCGCTGTGACTATTCGCATGATTCTGGCGTTGGCGATATGCTTAGCTCTCATGATCGTGTTTCGTATACCTCTTGTGAAACGTAAGAGTGACTGGATTGCGTTTCTTGCTGGCATGCTTGGGCTCTACCCCAACATGTTGATTGTATACTGGTCAGCGCAATATATCTCATCGGGATTAATGGCCGTAATTTTGGGCTTGTATCCATTTGCTGTTGGATTTTTTTCGCTGTTGTTTACACGTGAAAATGTATTTAATCCTATGCGTATTATTGCGTTGGCCACGGCAATACTTGGCCTTGCGATTATTAATTTCGATCAGTTAACAGCTGGTAGCGATGCAATTTATGGTGTGCTCGGTATGGTCGGTTCTTCACTGTTGTTTGCATTGAGTTCCGTATGGGTGAAAGCGGTAGGTGCGACAATTAACCCGCTTAGGCAATCTACCGGTGTATTGGTACTTTCAGTACCTGCCTTTGCACTAACCTGGTTTTTTGTTGATGGTAAGATACCTGAAGAAATTGATATGAAATCTTTGGTTGGGATTTCGTATTTATCGGTCGCTGGGTCGGTTATTGGTCATACCCTGTTTTATTATGTATTAAGGCATTGCTCTATGGTGTCTGTTTCACTTATTCCGCTCATTACGCCGGTAATGGCACTATCTATCGGTGTTCTGTTGGCTAACGAAAAATTATCGGGAATGAGTATGCTGGGAGTTGTCGTCGTGCTTGCCGCTTTGGGTATTTATCAGGGAGTTTTCAAACATCTCACAAATCCGAGACGACTCAGGCAGGTGATTGACGAATGTAAGTTGTTTGTAAAAGCTGTGGTAAGCCAGTGA